Genomic window (Polyangia bacterium):
GGGCCGGGGTGCCGAAACCGCCATTACCTTGGGCGTCCGCGCCGGGTACAACCTTCAACTGGGGGATCGCTTCAGTCTCTGGCCCACCGTGGGACTCAATTACCAGCACTTCTCTTTTTCGGACGGCGGCGGCTCCGACAGCAACACCTATTTCAACCTGGACGTTCCCTTCCTCTTTCACGTCGTCCCGCACTTCTTCCTGGGCCTCGGGCCGTTCGTTCACGTGGGCCTGGGCGACGGCGATCCGAATGTCTTCGGCATCCAGTCGCTGATCGGCGGCTGGTTCTAGCCGCGCCGGCGATCGTTCCGTTCACCTGGCGCGCAGGCGCGCGGCCAGGCCCGAGCAGCGGAGCAAGATCTCCGCGTTGCGTACGGCGAGGCCCAGCGCCTTGCGCGAGCCGACCATCACCACCAGGCGCTTGCCGCGCGTGACCGCGGTGTAAAGCAGATTGCGCTGCAACATCACGTAGTGCTGGGTGTGAATGGGAATGACCACCGCCGGATATTCCGAGCCCTGCGATTTGTGGACGGTGGCGGCGTAGGCCAGGGTCAGCTCGTCGATCTCGTCGAGATCGTAGGTGACCTCGCGATCTTCGAAGCGCACCACCAGCATCTCGGCGCCGGCGTCGACGCGATCGACGCGGCCGATGTCACCGTTCCACACCTCCTTGTCATAGTCGTTGCGCACCTGCATGACCTTGTCGCCGACGCGAAAGCTGCGCGCGCCCCGAGTCAATCCCGGCGCGCCGGCGGTCATCGCCTCTTGCAGCAGGGCATTTAAATTCGCCGCGCCCAGATCGCCCCGGTGCATCGGCGACAGCACCTGGATGTCGCTGGGTTGCAAACCGTATCGGCGGGGCAGCCGCACGGTGACCAGATCGCGGATGACGGCGGCGGCGCGCGCCGGATCGTCTTCCTCGATGACGAAGAAGTCGCGCGTGTCGTCGGCGGCGTCGGGCGCGCGCTGGCCCAGCTCGGGCATCTCGCCGTCGTGGATGCGGTGGGCGTTGGTGACGATCAGGCTTTGCGCCGCCTGGCGGAAGATCTCGGTCAACCGCACCGTCGGCACCACGCCCGAGGTGATCACGTCGCGCAGCACCGAGCCCGGCCCCACCGACGGCAGCTGGTCGACGTCGCCCACCAGCACGAGACGGGTCCCAGAGGCGAGCGCGTTCAAGAGATCGGCGCCCAGCCGCACGTCCAGCATCGAACACTCGTCGACCACCAGCAGATCGGCTTCCAGCGGGCGCTGGGCGTTGCGCCCGAACTGGCTCTCGGCCGGCCGCCATTCCAGCAACCGGTGCAGCGTGGCCGCCGGCTGTCCCGTCGCATCCGAAAGACGTTTCGCCGCGCGTCCGGTGGGCGCCGCCAGCGCGACGGTCAAACCCTTGCGCGAAAAGATGCTGACGATCCCGCGCACGATGGTGGTCTTGCCGACGCCGGGGCCGCCGGTGATCACCACGACCTTGCCGGTCAGGGCGCGGCGTACGGCCTCGGCCTGCTGGCTGGCCAGGCTGATCTGCGCCTCGCGTTCGTACCAGCCGAGCGCACGATCGGCGTCGACGGAGAGCGCATTCGTGCTGGCCGCGTCCATCAAACGACGCAGGCCCTGCGCCAGCGCCACCTCCGCGCCGTAAAGCGCGCTGTCGTAAACCGCGGGATCGCTTTCCAGCGCGCCGCTGGTGACAGCGGCGTCGATGGCCACGTCGCCGGCCCGGGCCAGCCGATCGATCGCGTCTTGCACCAGATTGTCCGCCACGCCCAGCAGCGCCGCAGCCTCGCGAACCAGCCGCCCGCGCGGCAAGAACACGTGGCCGTCGCTGCCGCCTTCTTGCAGCACGTGGCGCACGCCGGCCTCCACGCGCGAAACCGATTCGCGTTCGATGCCCAGCGCCGCCGCAAGCTTGTCCGCCGACAGAAAACCGATCCCCCAAACATCGAAGGCCAGGCGATAAGGATTTTCGCGCACGCGGGCGATGGCCGCGCCGCCGTACCGTTTGTAGATGCGCGCCGCGAAGGCCGGCGAGACGCCGTAGCCCTGCAAGAACACCATCACCTTGCGCACCTCGCGCTGGGCTGCCCACGCCTCGCGGATGGCCCGGCCGCGCGACGGGCCGATGCCGGCGACCTCGCCGATGCGGGTGGGATCGCGATCCAGGATCTCCAGCGTCTCGATGCCGAAGCGTTCGACGATGCGGGCGGCGTACTCGGGACCGATGCCTTTGATCAAACCCGACCCCAGATAGCGACGGATGCCCTCCAGCGTGGCGGGCGTCAGCTCTGTGTAGCGGGCGACGCGAAACTGCGGGCCAAAACGCGCGGTGTTTTCTTGCTGGCCGCTGACCCGCAACGCCGCGCCCACCGGAACGCCCAGCAGGCTGCCGACGATGGTGACCACCGCGCCGTCGCCGGCGCCGGTAGGCTTGAGCCGCGCCACCGTGAACTCGCCGTCGCCGCCCGAATAGACGATCCGTTCGACGGTTCCTTCCAGCGTTTCTTCGCGCGCGTCGGCGGCGCCCTTCCCGCGCCCAGCCAGGCGGCCACGCTCGAACAGATCCACGCCCCAAATTCACCACGAAGATCCCCTTCGAGCAATGCGCGGGCGCGATCGTCGATCGCCGGGCCCGGCATCGGATGCTAAAGTCGCCCCGCATGTCGCCGTCGCAGCTCCCCCCGGGCCCGCGCCCGGGCCCACCCGCTCCGGTCCGACGGCGGCTGGAGATCGCCAACCCATCCGATGGCGGTTTTTTCTACTGGCTGCTGAAGTTCTATCTGTTCGGCGCGATGGTGGCCGGCGGACTGTTCCTGTGCGGCGGCTTCATCGCCTACTGCTATTTCGCCGACACGCTGCCCAGCGTCCCCGACCTGGCCACCTATCATCAGGTTGCCGCCACCACCACCGTCGTGCGCGCCTGGGACGGCACCACCCTGGGCGAGCTGGCCAGCGAGCGACGGGAGATCCTTCCTTATGATCGCTTCCCGCCGCAGCTGATCCACGCTTTTTTGGCCGCCGAAGATCGCCGGTTCTACGAACACGGCGGCCTGGATCTGCGCGGCATCGCCCGCGCCCTGGGCGCCAATCTGCGCGCCGGCGGCGTGGCCCAAGGCGGATCGACGATCACCCAGCAAGTGGCCAAGTCGTTCCTGTCGTCCGAGCGGACGCTGCAGCGAAAGATCCGCGAGGCCATCCTGGCCCGGCGATTGGAGTCGCACTATTCAAAGCGCGACATCCTGACGCTGTACCTGAACCAGATTTTTCTTGGCAATGGCGCCTACGGCGTGGCGGCAGCGGCGCGGCGGTACTTCGACAAGTCGATCGACGACATCGATCTCGGCGAGATGGCCATGCTGGCCGGCCTGGCGCGCGCGCCGTCGCGTTTTTCTCCGCTGGCCAGCATCGATCGGGCGCGGGCCCGGCGCGATCAGGTGCTGACGGCGATGGTGGCGTCCGGATACTTGACCGACAGCGAAGCCAACGGCTGGCGCGCCAAGCCGGTGGTGGTGCGGCAGCGGCCGGATTTCTTCCGCCTGATCTCGCCGTATTTCACCGAGCACGTGCGGCGCGACGTGGCGCGACGGTACGGCGAGAAGAAGCTGTGGGAAGGCGGCCTGCAGATCGAGACCACGTTGCTGCCGTGGATCGATCTGTCGGCGCAGGAGAACGTCGACTTTTCGCTGCGCAAGCTGGACAAGCGGCAGGGCTGGCGTGGGCCGGTGGTGCGGCTGTCGCCGGCGGCGGCGGCGGAGTTTCGCCAGCGCTCGCTGGAACGGTACGGCGCCGATCCGCCGGTCGAGGGACGCCTGTACCTCGGCCTGGTGGAATCGGTGGGCGAGGACGGCGCCCAGGTGCGGGTCGGAAAGTGGACCTATGTGTTGCCGCCGGCGGCGATGAGCTGGGCGTTTCCTTACAGCGCGAGAGACTTCGTCAACGATCGGGGCCTCGAGTCCACCGCCAACGTGCTGCACGTGGGCGACGTCGTCTGGGTGACCAATGCTTATCGCTCCAAGCTGCGCCGATTTTCCGAGTGGGTGTACGACAGCAAAAGCGAAGTGCAGTGGTTGGCGGCGTTCGACGACAAGGCCGCCGGCCGCGCCCCGCCCAAGACCGTCGAGCTGTTCCTGGAACAGACGCCGCGCGTACAGGGCGCGGTCTTCAGCTACGACCATCACAGCGGATACGTCATGGCCATGGTGGGCGGCCACGATTACGACCGATCCGAATTCAACCGCGTGGTGCAGGCCTGCCGCCAGCCAGGCTCGGCGTACAAGCCGATCTATTACTCGCTGGCGCTGGACAAAGGGTACGGCTTTGGCTCGTTGCTGAACGACGTGCCGCGCGCCGAGGTTGATCCCATCACCGGCGAGGTGTGGACGCCGACCAACCTGAACAACACCGTCGAATATCAGGTCACGCTGGAGTACGCGCTGATCTGGTCGAAGAACGTGCCGTCGGTGCAGCTGTTCAAGCTGATGGGCGGACACGAGGTGGAGAAATGGGCGCGGCGGCTGGGCATCAGCACGCCGATCATTCCTGATCAGGCGTTGGCGCTGGGCGCGTCGTGCTCGCGCATGGACGAGATGACGCGGGCGTTCAGCGCGTTCGCGCGGAACGGCGTGCTGGTCGATCCGGTGTACATCCGCCGCATCCGCGATCGCAACGGGGCCGTGCTGGAAGACAACACCGCCATCGGCGATCCGGTGGGCCCGCCCAGCGATCGGCTGGATCGATTGGTGGCCCTGGCGGGACAAAAACAAGAGCCGGTGATCTCGCCGCGTACTGCTTACCTGACGTCGACCCTTTTGCGCCACGTGGTCACGCGCGGCCACGCGCCGGCCATCCGCGTCGCCAATTATCCAGCGGCGGGAAAGACCGGCACGTCCAGCGCCACCATGGACGCCTGGTTTGTCGGGTTCACCTCGCGCTGGATGACGTCGACATGGATGGGCGACGATCTGCGCGAGCGGCCGCTCGGACAAAGAGACGCCGCGTTCATGCTGACCGTGCCGCTGTTCACCCGCTACATGACCGAAGTGACCGCCGGCCAGCCGTTGCAAGAGATCCCCTGGGAGCGGCCGAAAGGCGTCAAGCCCGGCGACACCGGCGGCAAGGTGCGGACCACCGTCGAGGAGGTGCTGGCCGATCGGCCCGGCGACACGCGGCCTGGCCCGGGTGGCAGCGGCGCGGTGAAATCAGCGGCGGCGAAGCGAATCAAGGCGCCCCCCCCACCGCCGGCGCCGCGCGCGGTGCCACAAAAAGCGGCGGCCCTCACCGCGCCGGCACAAGAGTCATCGCCCCAACCGGCGCCGCGCCCTGCTCCCCCGCCGCGACAGACCCAGATGCAACGAACACGCCCGCCTTCGCCAGAGCCGGCCGCGGTGACGGCGCCGCCGATCAAGAAGCCGAACAGGTCCACAGCCGGCGCCCGCCCGACAAAGCGATAAGCGCCACGCGGACCGCGTTATTGCATCAGGGTGCGCGCCGCCGCAAAGACCGGGTCGATGTTGCTGACGTACACGCCCTTGCCGTTGCAGGCGTAGAAATCGTCCAGATAGGTCTTGTCACCGGCCGGCGTGGTGACGGTCAACGCCAGCGTCTCCTTGTCAGCGCCGCAGGTCTTCTGGGTCGACACCGTCACCGCGTTCAACGCGTCCACCAGCGAAGCCAGCTGGGCATCGTTCAACGGTCGGCTGCCGTCGACATATTGATAGGGGCCGGTGGCGATCGCTGATGGTGCTTGGCAAACGTGCCACGCCAGCACCTTGTCGGCCTTCGTCAAAGTGAAGGTGCCCTGCCGCAAATAAGGGCAGGCGGAGCCGGTGGGCGCCGGCCCGACAAAGCCGCCGCCCATGTCTTCCGCCACCATCTTGGTGGCGTTGTCCGGCCACACCTGATTCGTCGACGGCGCGTCGGACGCGTCGGATGTTGGTGGGACCTCGACGATGTCGGGGCCGCTGTCGGAAGACGGCGGCGATCCGTCGTTGCCAGGCAACGCGCCGCCGCTGCTGCAACCTACTGCCAGCGTGGCAACCAGCACCAAGCGACGTTTGTTATTCATGGTTGTTTGTTGATGAGAAGGGGCGCGCCAATTCTCGCGTGAGAGCCGCCGCGGCCACTTCCTTGCAGCCGCTGACGTTCTGCCCCGCCCACAACGGCGAGAAATCGCCCCTGCCCTGACTCTCTGCCTTTGCGCGCAGAGGCGCGATGGCCGATGTCGCCAGGGGGAAAGCGGGGACGGCGCCGCTCATGGGACCAAGCTCCCTCATGATGCGATTGACGATACCCCGCGCGGCCCGTCCGGTGAACAAGTTGGTGAGCGCCGTGACGTGGGCGGCGTCGCTCTTGAGGGCCGCTCGGTGCACCGTGCTGGTGGTGGCCTCCGGACACAGCAGGTACGCCGTCCCGATCTGAACGCCGCTCGCTCCCAGCGCCAGGGCGGCCGCGACGCCCCGCGCGTCGGCGAGGCCACCGGCGGCGATGACTGGAATCTTCACCGCGTCCACGATCTGCGGCACCAGCGCCAAGGTGCCGAGCTGCGCGCTCAGGTCCTCGGACAGAAAGCTGCCGCGATGGCCGCCCGCCTGGATCCCTTGAGCGATGACCGCGTCGACACCACGAGCCTCCAGCCAGCGCGCCTCGGCGACCGTGGTCGCCGAAGACAGGACCCTCGCTCCCCAGCGGCGCACCCGGGCGAGCAGCGTTTCCGACGGCAAACCAAAGTGAAAGCTCACCACCGCCGGCCTGAAAACGCCGATCACATCGGCGGCCTCGGCACCAAAAGGCGATCGGCCGGGACCGGCCGCGATGGCGTCGGCGTCGATTCCCAACTCGGCAAAGTACGGCGCCAGCGCCTGACGCCAGAGCGCTTCCCGCGCCTCGTTCGGCCCCGGTTGGGTGTGACAGAAGAAGTTCACGTTGAAGGGCCTGGTGGTTTGCGCCTTGATAGCAGCCAGCTCCGTGCGCAACGCTTCCACCCCGAGCGTCGCACAGGGCAGCGAGCCAAGACCGCCAGCGTTGCAGACGGCGACGGCAAGCGCGCTGCCCTGCACGCCGGCCATCGGTGCCTGAACAATGGGCAGCTCGGTCCCGAGGAGCTCTTTGAGGGTCGCGAATGGCATCGAAAAACACTATCGAATGGACAGCAACTCGATATCGAAGACCAGGGGGCCGCTTGGCGCTCCGGTCCGGGTCGGGGTGTCGCCATAGGCCAGGGCACTCGGGATCCAGAAGCGCGCCTTGTCCCCGACCACCATCAATTGAACGCCCTCGGTCCAGCCTTTGATCACACTGTTCAAGGGGAAGCTGGTCGACTTGCCCCGGCTGACCGAGCTGTCGAACAGCACCCCATCGGGCGTCCATCCACTGTAGTGAACCTCGACAGTGCTGGTCGCCTTGGGGTGCTCTTTCCCTTTTCCGCGCACCAGAAATCGATAGGCGAGACCGGACGGCGTCCGCTGCGTATCCACCGGTGCCGCGCCGACATCTTCTGGCACCAGGATGGGATCAGGCATCTTCACGAACTCGACCAGCTCGACATCGAACACAGAAGGTCGCGCTGGTCCGCGGCGCCGGGGCTGACCCGAGATGGCCAGAGCGGCCGGAATCCACAGGCGGCGTTTCTCGCCCTTGGCCATCAGGCGCACCCCTTCGGACAGCCCCTTGATGAGGTCGTCGATCAGGAACGGCCATGGCTCACCGTCGGGGATCGAGCTGGCGATGAGATCGCCTTCCGGCGTCCAGCCCGTGAAGTTGAGGATCACCTTGTCGTGCAAACCAGGGTGGGCGGCTCCGTTTCCTTTCGACAGGATCTTCCAGGCCAGTCCGTTCGGGGCCTTGGTCGCCTGCGGCGGCGCCTCCGCCACGTCGGGGGGCGCCCCCGGCGCGACAGGGCGGGCGCTCACCAACGGCTCGATCGGTTGGGAGACCGCCACGGGACCGACCAGCAGAGCGGCGAGAACAGTCGTCACAACGAAGATCGTCGGAGGGTGCGACAGCATTTCAGTCCGGCAACGATACCGGAATTCAGCGGCGGCGAGGAGAGCGAGCGGAGCGACCGATCCTCGTGTCGCCCAACCTCACGGAGCCGTGGCGCAAGCTTCGGCGGAGTTGCCACTTTCGCCAGCGGCGCTGGTGGCCACGACCACATAGCAGTACGGCGTGCCGCTGGTGACCGCGGGATCGATCGCGCTGGTGGCGTTGCTGCCGGCGATCGGCACGCTGTAGGGACCGCCGCTGGCCCCGCGCTTGACGAGGTAACCGGTGGCCCCGGCCGAGGGCGTCCATGAAACGTTCACCTGGGCGGCGCCGCCAGCCGCAGTTACGCCGACGGGCGGGGCTGGCGGCGCCGTGGCCCCAGCGCCCGACGGCGTAAAGGCGTTGTCGTTGGTGATCAGCAATCGGTCCAGCTTGGCCCCGTCCTCCCGGTAGGCGACCTGCAAGAGATGGTCACCGGCGGCCAGGCCAAGCTGGACCAGCTGGTTCGAATGGCCAGAGTCGTGCGCCGAGGTCCAGTGCCAGGCGGACCCGGGCGCGATGTCGTTCCACATGATCGGTGTACCGCCGTCCACGATCAGCCAGAAGGAATCGTCGTTGGTGGTCGGCGCGATCACGCGCCCCCAGATCTTGAACGTCCCCGCCGCGGCCAGCGTGAACGGGAACGTGGCCCGGCCCATGGTCGGAGCGCTGGTCGGACTATTGTTGCCAGCCGCCACCGTGACGTACTTGCCGCCCACCGCGTTGCCGTCGCTGGCGATCTGCACAGGCGGCGTGAGGCGGGCGCTCTCCGCTTCGCGCCAGAGGGACTGCGGAGAAAAACCGAGCACCTGCTTGACCGCGATGTTGTCGACCGCGACAACGCCGCTGACGTCGAGGCGCCACTTGTCCATGTACTGGCGGGGTCGCACCAACCTCACGCTCGATTGGCTGAGATACGACTCCAGGGCCGAGTCGGAAAACGCGCTGGTGCCAGCCAGGAACGCGCCCGACAGGCCATCCCAGTGCACCGGCAGGTACGCTTTGGGCTTGATCACCGGAAGAACCAATTGCGCCACTGATTTTCCCCCGCTACCGATCCACAGATCGACCGACGTGAGTCCGGCGTCGCTCATTGCCGCCTTGAGGTTATCCAGAGGCGCACCGTAATTGACCCCATCGAGCACGATGGGAACGCTGAGGTCCGTCGGGCTGGCCGAGTTTTGGTAGAACCAACTGAAGCGGCCCTGTGGCCCGTCGACGGTGAATAGAAATCCGCGCCCGCCGCCGCCGTTGGGAAAATCCTCCGCCACACCGGCGTGCAGGCCCCCCGTCACCGGGTCGGGAATGGGAACGTCCTTCAGCTCGACGGGGTTGTGTTGCTCCGGATTGCTGGTGGGATCGCCGCTGTGGTTCCAGCGGACCACTCTCATGGTGACCCCATCGGCGAGCGCGATCCGTTCGCCGCCGAAAATGGGCGTGCAGCGCTCGGCAGGGAGGTTCTGCGCCAGGACCTGGTAGCAGGTGGTCTTCGAGCCGAAGATCGGCGCGCCGGTCATGCTCGACCAGGTCGCCGTATCGAACGTATGGTCAAAGTGGCTGTGGCCGGTGAGCAGAAGGTTCACCGCCGTCGCGCCGCCCAGCGCATCGCGAACGCGGGCGACCATGGGCAGGTCGGGTTTGAAGGCGTGGTGGGTATGAGCCAAGCCGCCGCCGCCCCCATAAAACTCGCTCGCCGGGATGCGGGTAAAATAGCCGTCGGTGAGGATCTTCAAGGACCCCAGCTGGTAATACACGTTCGAGATGGACATCCACGTGATGTCCACGAACGCGGGCCCGACGGCTGTGACAGTGGCAGCCTCGGAGACGGACGCGATTTCGGGGCTCGTTGCCGGCGCATCATCGGTACAGCTGCCGGTGGCCACCAGTACGAACAACAGTGGCAGGCCGCGCGCCCATCGAACTCTGGCTGTCTTTCGGTCCGTCAAAGGTCACCTCTCATCCGTCCCCGTTCCGATCAGTTCGGAAATAACAAACCTTCAGGGACCAAACGAGCGGCGCCGCTGATCTTCACTGCGAAATCGCAAATTCCGGGTTGGGCGGCCGCGCGACGATCAGGCGTCGACTTCCCACAGACCTGGATATCTCCGGACGAACCCACTCTGATCGACTTCGAGAAGCGCCGCATAGGTGAAGCGCGGGGCCTGGTACCAATACGTGGTCTCCGATCGCCGTTCATAGCGTTGGACGAGAATGTCGAGAGTACCTGTCGACACGTCCAACCAGGCGGCTGGTGCGTCCGCGGCCTGACCACAATCCAGCGCCAGTCGCCGGAGTTGCAGGAGATTCGTCGAAGGAGTGAAGCCAAAATCGAGATCCATGCAGTCACGAACACCGGGTACGTCCTCGTCGTTCAGTGTCCAGCCTCCCGCCGCTGTTCGCTCGATAGAGAACGCGACGCTCCGCTCCCCGATCCAACCCCGGACATGACCGCTCTGCGCGCGCCACGAAACGTCGCAGGTTGCAGCGTACGTCAAACGAGCTGGCCGTCCGCCAAGCCCGAACACGGCCGCACCGTCAATCTGCCAGCCGGAGCCGTGCTGCTCGATCCGACACGCGTCGTGCCCCGGACTATCGAGCCGTCGCCAGAGAATTGAACCGACCGTCATGCAAGGCTTCCGTGTCCGGCGAGGATACTGGCGTTCAGCGATGGATGCGACGGGGAGCGCGCGACCCTTGACACTCGTCGACCCTGACGGGAAATTGCCGCTCAGAACGGAGACAAGAATGCGTTGGTATCACTATTTGGCGTATTTTTTTGGCGGGGCCTTCCTGGCGAACACGCTCCCGCATCTTGGGAACGGAATCTCGGGGCACCCGTTCCAGACCCCATTCGCATCGCCGCCGGGGGAAGGCCTGTCGTCGTCGACGGTCAATGTCCTGTGGGGCCTGTTCAATCTGGCCATCGGCTACCTGCTGGTCTGTCGGGTTGGAAAATTCGATCTGCGGAACACCAGGCAGGTGGTCGTCCTCGGTGCCGGCGTCGTAGCCCTCTCCCTCATGGCTGCCCGTGGCTTTGGTCGGTTCCACGGAGGTCTATGAGCTGACCTGCGCCTTCCAGCACAAAGAGGCCGCAGCAGGAACGTGGCCCAGACGTCGCTCGGTCTTCGCACGATCGCTTGACGGTCTTGCTGCGTGCAGCGGGGTACGGTAACGCGGGAATGCCCCCGGCCTCCACGATTCGTTCGACGATCATCGTCGCGTATTTGGGTGAATCCCGTCCGATGAAGTCTCGAATGGCCTGGAGATCGTCGTTGGCTTGCGGCGCCCACCTGATCGGACCCACCCCAGAAATCACTTCTTGACGTCCTCATGAGGAACCGTCTCGCCGGACTCCGATTGTTCCAACCCCGCTCGAACTTCGCTAGAAAATACAAGCGCTCCATGGCGTCCTCAACCGTAGCGTTCCTCGGGCAAGGTGTTCGACGGTCTCGACGACCTTCGGCTTCAGACCTGTTGAACCTATGCCCAGAAGACGTCTCGCCCACCACTGATCCGGCGCTCGCCGGCCCACGATTTGACGTTCAGCTGTGGGCAGCAGGAGGGTCGCGTTGGGCAGGGACATCAGTTCAGCGGTTTTGCTTCCCAATGATCAGCAACCTTCGCGACCGCTTCGCAATCGCAGTATCCCCCGCTTTCCTCAAGCCACTGGAGGCGCTTGTCGCTGGGTGATCCACGTCTTGGTGGCCTTCAATGAGTGATCACATCCGTCTCGCGCAACTGCCGAAGAGACGTGTGAGATTCAGCGGCGAGTGCCCGTACGAGCGTAGCGAGGAAGGACGATCGGCCGCTGCAATGCTTTGCTAGGCCGCGTCCTTCGTTCCAACAGGACAGGTCAAGGCCATGAATCGATCACCGAACTCGCCCATTTTTACCATATGCGATTGAAGGCGTTTGGAATCTACTGCATCGGCGTCGAACCGACCAATCGCGCCAAATACCAACAAACAATCCTCCGCGAAATTGTGCTGGACGGAGCTGAACCTTCCGTTCAGCGGATCAAGAGTCAGCGGAAACGATTGCGTGTGCTTGGCATAGTACGCGAGCTTTTGCAGGTCGTCCTCAAACACGGGATACCCGTGAGGTACAAATTTGAGCTCGACAGCGGCGACAACCTTTCCCGCCTCGATAACAAGAATGTCCGGAATTGCACGAATTGCAGCCATTTCGAAACCAGCCTCGCAGAGAACGGTGCGATCAGGCACCGCATCCTGCAGGAATCTGAAGAAGAACGCCTGCATGGTTCGTTCTGAATTGATACGCCCGTTCCTATATTGGCCGCAGACCATCTCCCAGGATTCCCAGATCGCATTCTTCATAGCAAAATACCCCCACGGTTTCGGAATCACGACCTCGAGGTAGGGAACGAGGCCATCACGTCCAAGAAACATACGGCGCAGATCGTCCGGTGCCGAACACTCTTCGCACCAACCGCAGTCCGGTCGACACGCCGAACATCCGATGAAGCCACAAGACGGACAAACGTAGAGGCAGTCGTCGTCCATCGAGATCGGCGAGCCGCAGGTCGAACATCCACTGTTCGCCGTCGAGATACTCCCAGTTGGGAAGTCACACCCTAGCACGACCGTATTATGCCGGCGTCGGTCAAGCCCGGCAAGCGCCTAGCAGTACTGGAATTCGCCAGCGGCTGCAGCCCGTCCGCTGCAATTCCGGTTAGCCGGCGGGATCGACATTCCAGTGTCCGCGCTCCAACACTGATCTTGCCACACCGCCACACCCAGGACAGAGCGAGGCACCGCTCACTCCTTCTCTCGCGAGTAGACGCATGAGATACGGTGATTGTCGGTTCGAAAAGGGTGAACTTTTTGAATCCAAGCGCTTCCTAAACGTTCCGCAACTTCAACATCGAGACCGCTAGCCGCGACCGGATCACCCCCTCCATTCGTCGAGATCGCTTTTAACGTAAATACTCCACGCTGCGCGCGTAGGTTTGGAATGCACGCGGTCGCCAAGGAAACGATAGGAAAAGCCAGTCTTGGCCGTCGGGGTGAAAGCGGTTTTGTCGCCGCGACCATTGCTGCACTGGTCAAATAACAGGGGCGCGACGGTCTTGCCGATGACGGCAGCGCAGGCGCCGGCTGATCAGTGCAATCGAACCGGGCCGGATCCGCGGCGTTGTCAGTGCGTGAGATACTTGGCAGAGTCTGATCATTGGCGATGGCTTTCCTCTCCACATGAACGCCCACGTCCTCATCGCGGACGGAGACCAGGCGATGGCCGAGAACATCGCCGCGACAGTGCAAACACTGGGCGCCCACACCACCATCGTGGCCGATCGACAGAACGCCCTGGCCCGGGCCACAAAGACTCGGTTCGACGTCGCCCTGATCGACGTGACGCTGCCCGACGGCGACGGCGTCTCCTTGCTCGATCCGCTGCGCGCGCTGTCGGCGTCCACGCAGATGGTGCTCCTCTGCGGCAACCCCAGCCTGGAGGGGGCGATGGCCGCGCTGCGGGCCGGCGCCCTGGCCTACGTACACAAGCCATTTTCGTCATCCGACCTGCTGGAGATCGTCCGCCGCGCTTGCGCCCAGGCGGCGCGATATCGGGAAGCAGAAAGTCTGCGCCTCGAGCTTGAGCTGTCCGAGCGCCGCTGGGAGCTGGTCGAATCGATGCCGTCATTCGCGTTGGCGCTGGACGAGATGGGGCGAATCACCACCTGGAATCGCCAGCTGGAGCAGGTGACCGGCCTTTCTCGTGAAGAGATGTTGGGGACGCCGGGCGCTGCCCTGGTCGGCTACGGTGAAGCACCGCAGGCGCTGCCGGTGAAAGGGGGCGGCGAACGCCAGGTGCGCTGGCGCCACGCCGAAGTTCAGGGACGGAGCGGCGAGCCCATGATCTATGCCGTCGGTATCGACGTCACCGACGAGCAAGAGATGTTGCGCCGCACGGCGCGGGCC
Coding sequences:
- a CDS encoding FKBP-type peptidyl-prolyl cis-trans isomerase, which produces MTTVLAALLVGPVAVSQPIEPLVSARPVAPGAPPDVAEAPPQATKAPNGLAWKILSKGNGAAHPGLHDKVILNFTGWTPEGDLIASSIPDGEPWPFLIDDLIKGLSEGVRLMAKGEKRRLWIPAALAISGQPRRRGPARPSVFDVELVEFVKMPDPILVPEDVGAAPVDTQRTPSGLAYRFLVRGKGKEHPKATSTVEVHYSGWTPDGVLFDSSVSRGKSTSFPLNSVIKGWTEGVQLMVVGDKARFWIPSALAYGDTPTRTGAPSGPLVFDIELLSIR
- a CDS encoding putative glycolipid-binding domain-containing protein, whose amino-acid sequence is MTVGSILWRRLDSPGHDACRIEQHGSGWQIDGAAVFGLGGRPARLTYAATCDVSWRAQSGHVRGWIGERSVAFSIERTAAGGWTLNDEDVPGVRDCMDLDFGFTPSTNLLQLRRLALDCGQAADAPAAWLDVSTGTLDILVQRYERRSETTYWYQAPRFTYAALLEVDQSGFVRRYPGLWEVDA
- a CDS encoding ATP-binding protein, which gives rise to MNAHVLIADGDQAMAENIAATVQTLGAHTTIVADRQNALARATKTRFDVALIDVTLPDGDGVSLLDPLRALSASTQMVLLCGNPSLEGAMAALRAGALAYVHKPFSSSDLLEIVRRACAQAARYREAESLRLELELSERRWELVESMPSFALALDEMGRITTWNRQLEQVTGLSREEMLGTPGAALVGYGEAPQALPVKGGGERQVRWRHAEVQGRSGEPMIYAVGIDVTDEQEMLRRTARAERLAAVGTMAAGLAHEVRNPLNSASLQLTLLARSLTDGEGPESTLPITLIIKSEIERLERLVRDFLAFAQPRPIERHPVDVRKLLTAVVTLIRPETDAANVRVDQELDPYLPPVIGDPARLRQVFLNLTRNASEAMHAKGGGLLTIRTRSVDAAVEIDVEDDGPGFAEDLPVFDAFFTTKPHGTGLGLSLVHRIVTDHGGAIRVQSEAGCTCFTLTLPCA